A single region of the Cucumis melo cultivar AY chromosome 3, USDA_Cmelo_AY_1.0, whole genome shotgun sequence genome encodes:
- the LOC103496482 gene encoding probable phytol kinase 1, chloroplastic isoform X4, giving the protein MSLLALSRRDWISTTAVLFSLSVELKQPRILPFRTLHRLPPVFRIPSFSSSRVSPPVLAVSSDVLHDAGATAAVLVGAYSLVRGFDNLTRRNLIQQNLSRKLVHILSGLLFTMSWPIFSTSTEARFFASIVPSVNCLRLVINGLSLTKDEGLLKSLTREGKPEELLRGPLYYVLILILSAVIFWRESPVGLISLGMMCGGDGIADIMGRKFGSKRLPYNQEKSWIGSISMFIFGFCVSIGMLYYYSVLGYLELDWVKAVQNVALVSLVATVVESLPIAEVVDDNISVPLRVHTVEKLC; this is encoded by the exons ATGAGCCTCCTGGCTCTTAGCCGCCGTGACTGGATTTCGACCACCGCCGTCCTTTTTTCCCTCTCCGTCGAACTGAAACAGCCTCGGATTCTACCTTTCCGAACTCTCCACCGTTTACCGCCGGTATTCCGGATTCCTTCTTTCTCCTCTAGCCGCGTTTCACCTCCAGTACTCGCAGTGTCCAGCGACGTTTTGCATGATGCTGGCGCAACAGCGGCTGTTCTCGTCGGTGCCTACTCGCTTGTTCGCGGATTCGACAATCTCACCCGGCGGAATTTGATTCAGCAG AATTTGAGCAGAAAACTTGTCCACATATTGTCCGGATTGCTTTTCACAATGTCTTGGCCTATATTCAG CACCTCAACGGAGGCTCGGTTCTTCGCTTCAATTGTTCCTAGTGTGAATTGCTTGAGGCTTGTTATCAATGGCCTCTCATTAACCAAAGATGAAGGACTTTTGAAATCACTTACTCGGGAAGGAAAACCAGA GGAATTGCTGAGAGGGCCTCTATATTATGTTCTAATACTGATTTTGTCAGCTGTTATCTTCTGGCGTGAATCTCCAGTTGGTTTGATCTCACTGGGAATGATGTGTGGAGGAGATG GTATTGCTGATATAATGGGAAGAAAGTTTGGGTCCAAAAGGCTTCCTTATAATCAGGAGAAGAGTTGGATTGGTAGCATTTCTATGTTCATCTTTGGATTTTGTGTTTCCATTGG AATGTTGTACTATTACTCGGTTCTTGGATATTTAGAGCTGGATTGGGTAAAGGCAGTGCAAAATGTTGCTTTAGTTTCTCTGGTGGCAACTGTGGTGGAGTCTCTTCCCATTGCAGAAGTTGTAGATGATAATATATCAGTCCCACTG
- the LOC103496482 gene encoding probable phytol kinase 1, chloroplastic isoform X1, whose amino-acid sequence MSLLALSRRDWISTTAVLFSLSVELKQPRILPFRTLHRLPPVFRIPSFSSSRVSPPVLAVSSDVLHDAGATAAVLVGAYSLVRGFDNLTRRNLIQQNLSRKLVHILSGLLFTMSWPIFSTSTEARFFASIVPSVNCLRLVINGLSLTKDEGLLKSLTREGKPEELLRGPLYYVLILILSAVIFWRESPVGLISLGMMCGGDGIADIMGRKFGSKRLPYNQEKSWIGSISMFIFGFCVSIGMLYYYSVLGYLELDWVKAVQNVALVSLVATVVESLPIAEVVDDNISVPLHFYFLCLLYMKTLTWILQGFLSYKRRLVSIAFVDKRI is encoded by the exons ATGAGCCTCCTGGCTCTTAGCCGCCGTGACTGGATTTCGACCACCGCCGTCCTTTTTTCCCTCTCCGTCGAACTGAAACAGCCTCGGATTCTACCTTTCCGAACTCTCCACCGTTTACCGCCGGTATTCCGGATTCCTTCTTTCTCCTCTAGCCGCGTTTCACCTCCAGTACTCGCAGTGTCCAGCGACGTTTTGCATGATGCTGGCGCAACAGCGGCTGTTCTCGTCGGTGCCTACTCGCTTGTTCGCGGATTCGACAATCTCACCCGGCGGAATTTGATTCAGCAG AATTTGAGCAGAAAACTTGTCCACATATTGTCCGGATTGCTTTTCACAATGTCTTGGCCTATATTCAG CACCTCAACGGAGGCTCGGTTCTTCGCTTCAATTGTTCCTAGTGTGAATTGCTTGAGGCTTGTTATCAATGGCCTCTCATTAACCAAAGATGAAGGACTTTTGAAATCACTTACTCGGGAAGGAAAACCAGA GGAATTGCTGAGAGGGCCTCTATATTATGTTCTAATACTGATTTTGTCAGCTGTTATCTTCTGGCGTGAATCTCCAGTTGGTTTGATCTCACTGGGAATGATGTGTGGAGGAGATG GTATTGCTGATATAATGGGAAGAAAGTTTGGGTCCAAAAGGCTTCCTTATAATCAGGAGAAGAGTTGGATTGGTAGCATTTCTATGTTCATCTTTGGATTTTGTGTTTCCATTGG AATGTTGTACTATTACTCGGTTCTTGGATATTTAGAGCTGGATTGGGTAAAGGCAGTGCAAAATGTTGCTTTAGTTTCTCTGGTGGCAACTGTGGTGGAGTCTCTTCCCATTGCAGAAGTTGTAGATGATAATATATCAGTCCCACTG CACTTCTATTTTCTCTGCTTGCTTTATATGAAAACACTTACGTGGATCTTACAAGGATTCCTGTCCTATAAAAGAAGACTTGTGTCCATAGCTTTTGTTGACAAGAGGATTTGA
- the LOC103496482 gene encoding probable phytol kinase 1, chloroplastic isoform X3, translating to MSLLALSRRDWISTTAVLFSLSVELKQPRILPFRTLHRLPPVFRIPSFSSSRVSPPVLAVSSDVLHDAGATAAVLVGAYSLVRGFDNLTRRNLIQQNLSRKLVHILSGLLFTMSWPIFSTSTEARFFASIVPSVNCLRLVINGLSLTKDEGLLKSLTREGKPEELLRGPLYYVLILILSAVIFWRESPVGLISLGMMCGGDGIADIMGRKFGSKRLPYNQEKSWIGSISMFIFGFCVSIGMLYYYSVLGYLELDWVKAVQNVALVSLVATVVESLPIAEVVDDNISVPLGSTSIFSACFI from the exons ATGAGCCTCCTGGCTCTTAGCCGCCGTGACTGGATTTCGACCACCGCCGTCCTTTTTTCCCTCTCCGTCGAACTGAAACAGCCTCGGATTCTACCTTTCCGAACTCTCCACCGTTTACCGCCGGTATTCCGGATTCCTTCTTTCTCCTCTAGCCGCGTTTCACCTCCAGTACTCGCAGTGTCCAGCGACGTTTTGCATGATGCTGGCGCAACAGCGGCTGTTCTCGTCGGTGCCTACTCGCTTGTTCGCGGATTCGACAATCTCACCCGGCGGAATTTGATTCAGCAG AATTTGAGCAGAAAACTTGTCCACATATTGTCCGGATTGCTTTTCACAATGTCTTGGCCTATATTCAG CACCTCAACGGAGGCTCGGTTCTTCGCTTCAATTGTTCCTAGTGTGAATTGCTTGAGGCTTGTTATCAATGGCCTCTCATTAACCAAAGATGAAGGACTTTTGAAATCACTTACTCGGGAAGGAAAACCAGA GGAATTGCTGAGAGGGCCTCTATATTATGTTCTAATACTGATTTTGTCAGCTGTTATCTTCTGGCGTGAATCTCCAGTTGGTTTGATCTCACTGGGAATGATGTGTGGAGGAGATG GTATTGCTGATATAATGGGAAGAAAGTTTGGGTCCAAAAGGCTTCCTTATAATCAGGAGAAGAGTTGGATTGGTAGCATTTCTATGTTCATCTTTGGATTTTGTGTTTCCATTGG AATGTTGTACTATTACTCGGTTCTTGGATATTTAGAGCTGGATTGGGTAAAGGCAGTGCAAAATGTTGCTTTAGTTTCTCTGGTGGCAACTGTGGTGGAGTCTCTTCCCATTGCAGAAGTTGTAGATGATAATATATCAGTCCCACTG GGCAGCACTTCTATTTTCTCTGCTTGCTTTATATGA
- the LOC103496482 gene encoding probable phytol kinase 1, chloroplastic isoform X2, with protein MSLLALSRRDWISTTAVLFSLSVELKQPRILPFRTLHRLPPVFRIPSFSSSRVSPPVLAVSSDVLHDAGATAAVLVGAYSLVRGFDNLTRRNLIQQNLSRKLVHILSGLLFTMSWPIFSTSTEARFFASIVPSVNCLRLVINGLSLTKDEGLLKSLTREGKPEELLRGPLYYVLILILSAVIFWRESPVGLISLGMMCGGDGIADIMGRKFGSKRLPYNQEKSWIGSISMFIFGFCVSIGMLYYYSVLGYLELDWVKAVQNVALVSLVATVVESLPIAEVVDDNISVPLVSMAAAFLTFCFY; from the exons ATGAGCCTCCTGGCTCTTAGCCGCCGTGACTGGATTTCGACCACCGCCGTCCTTTTTTCCCTCTCCGTCGAACTGAAACAGCCTCGGATTCTACCTTTCCGAACTCTCCACCGTTTACCGCCGGTATTCCGGATTCCTTCTTTCTCCTCTAGCCGCGTTTCACCTCCAGTACTCGCAGTGTCCAGCGACGTTTTGCATGATGCTGGCGCAACAGCGGCTGTTCTCGTCGGTGCCTACTCGCTTGTTCGCGGATTCGACAATCTCACCCGGCGGAATTTGATTCAGCAG AATTTGAGCAGAAAACTTGTCCACATATTGTCCGGATTGCTTTTCACAATGTCTTGGCCTATATTCAG CACCTCAACGGAGGCTCGGTTCTTCGCTTCAATTGTTCCTAGTGTGAATTGCTTGAGGCTTGTTATCAATGGCCTCTCATTAACCAAAGATGAAGGACTTTTGAAATCACTTACTCGGGAAGGAAAACCAGA GGAATTGCTGAGAGGGCCTCTATATTATGTTCTAATACTGATTTTGTCAGCTGTTATCTTCTGGCGTGAATCTCCAGTTGGTTTGATCTCACTGGGAATGATGTGTGGAGGAGATG GTATTGCTGATATAATGGGAAGAAAGTTTGGGTCCAAAAGGCTTCCTTATAATCAGGAGAAGAGTTGGATTGGTAGCATTTCTATGTTCATCTTTGGATTTTGTGTTTCCATTGG AATGTTGTACTATTACTCGGTTCTTGGATATTTAGAGCTGGATTGGGTAAAGGCAGTGCAAAATGTTGCTTTAGTTTCTCTGGTGGCAACTGTGGTGGAGTCTCTTCCCATTGCAGAAGTTGTAGATGATAATATATCAGTCCCACTGGTCAGTATGGCTGCAGCCTTTCTAACCTTCTGTTTTTATTAG